Proteins encoded within one genomic window of Brassica rapa cultivar Chiifu-401-42 chromosome A09, CAAS_Brap_v3.01, whole genome shotgun sequence:
- the LOC117127727 gene encoding replication protein A 70 kDa DNA-binding subunit B-like: MAMVRAKKNIVSYVKELKLRKDTSRIEVRIVRLWRNYNKESGNTIEMVVVDKEGTRIHASVGEQLIKKFDDKLREGDAIVLQLFKVYDATGEYRTTPHPYKIGFFPTTFVGKADDFPSAVPEKYFADFYDILGGNLDHSSLVDFVGQIVNFGSLENKIIKGKDNMRLLVELRNANNVKMMCTMWGCYAKQVYEYSSSNMSTMIICVIRFCSVKEWKCDYSISSRYNSTHILLNPTLNFIEEFKSSLPDDSLALTNNDSSQWSVGTATSIRARFFVLNERLTIREIIDSTLVGTFVTLRTISTIDTERCWQYLSCKYHNKKVMPTTNVDGDGRPLLFYNTCDKEHIDVISRFKLIAHVKDDSGEANFLLFDANAQQIVRHSAAELYDENKFVDKTTIVHQLKP, encoded by the exons ATGGCAATGGTGCgagccaaaaaaaatattgtttcttaTGTGAAAGAATTAAAACTCCGTAAAGATACGTCGCGTATTGAAGTTAGGATTGTTCGCTTGTGGAGAAACTATAACAAAGAATCAGGAAACACCATTGAAATGGTGGTTGTTGATAAAGAA GGGACAAGAATTCATGCTTCAGTTGGTGAACAACTCATCAAAAAATTTGATGACAAGCTACGCGAGGGAGATGCGATTGTCCTCCAGTTGTTCAAAGTGTACGATGCAACTGGTGAATACCGTACAACGCCACATCCTTACAAAATTGGCTTCTTTCCAACAACTTTTGTTGGAAAAGCTGATGATTTTCCAAGTGCAGTTCCCGAAAAGTATTTCGCGGACTTCTATGATATTCTTGGTGGAAATCTGGATCATAGCTCTTTGGTTG ATTTTGTTGGCCAAATAGTTAACTTCGGGTCTctggaaaacaaaataataaaaggaaaaGACAACATGAGGCTCTTGGTTGAGCTGCGTAACGCAAA TAATGTGAAGATGATGTGTACTATGTGGGGTTGTTATGCTAAACAAGTATACGAATACAGTAGTAGTAACATGTCGACCATGATTATTTGTGTTATCAGATTTTGTTCTGTTAAAGAGTGGAAAT GTGATTACTCCATATCTAGCAGGTATAATTCAACACATATTCTGCTCAACCCAACACTTAATTTTATTGAGGAGTTCAAATCAAG TCTCCCTGATGATTCACTTGCTCTTACAAACAACGATAGTAGCCAATGGTCTGTTGGTACTGCTACTTCTATTCGTGCCAGGTTTTTTGTTCTTAATGAGAGGCTAACCATCAGAGAGATCATTGACAGTACTCTG GTTGGCACTTTTGTCACTCTGCGGACTATATCAACAATTGATACTGAACGTTGCTGGCAATATTTAAGTTGCAAATACCACAACAAAAAAGTGATGCCGACAACCAATGTTGATGGTGATGGCCGGCCCTTGCTCTTCTACAATACGTGTGACAAAGAACACATTGATGTCATTTCCAG GTTCAAATTAATTGCCCATGTCAAGGACGATAGCGGTGAGgctaattttcttttgtttgatgCTAATGCTCAACAAATTGTGCGTCATTCTGCTGCTGAACTCTATGACGAG AATAAATTCGTTGATAAAACCACAATTGTACATCAATTAAAACCATAA